A genomic segment from Spinacia oleracea cultivar Varoflay chromosome 3, BTI_SOV_V1, whole genome shotgun sequence encodes:
- the LOC110795583 gene encoding protein FAR1-RELATED SEQUENCE 5-like, with product MTEPKKEAIEAMSECGLRPMESYRYMSTKTGGDDCVGHTMIDHLNYCYKLKMKQIDGKDSQTLVNKLYDLQSIDPEFFFRVRLNDEGKVECLFWRDSMMREDYKIYGDVLVFDTTFRTNKYNLICAPFVGINNHWKNTMSACAFIGDETT from the coding sequence ATGACAGAGCCCAAAAAAGAAGCTATTGAGGCAATGTCAGAATGTGGTCTAAGACCAATGGAGTCTTATAGATATATGTCAACAAAAACTGGTGGAGACGACTGTGTAGGTCATACGATGATTGATCATCTAAACTACTGCTACAagttaaaaatgaagcaaattgATGGCAAGGATTCACAAACACTAGTGAACAAACTGTATGACTTACAATCAATAGATCCTGAGTTCTTTTTCCGAGTAAGACTCAATGATGAAGGAAAAGTTGAGTGTCTATTTTGGAGGGATTCTATGATGAGAGAAGATTACAAAATATATGGAGATGTTCTAGTTTTTGATACTACATTCAGAACAAATAAGTACAATCTCATATGTGCTCCATTTGTTGGTATCAATAACCATTGGAAAAATACAATGTCTGCTTGTGCTTTCATTGGGGATGAAACCACATAA